A region of the Desulforhopalus sp. genome:
CATTTTTCCTGAAATATTGTACTCCCCAACCTCGTAGCAAGTTCATTAATTACCTGAAACCCGACATTGTGCCGGTTAAATCTGTACTGTTCTCCAGGATTGCCAAGTCCGGCTACCAAATAGTCATTTCCTTCCATAAAGATTCTCTTCTAATAAATAAAAAAAGGTTCGAAAAAGAAACCTTTTCCGAACCTTTCATACTCCACCTCTATTGGGGAGCAACTTACTCTCAGTTAAAAATTACTGAGCGTGTTATCTGCAAATACTATTCATGACACCATATCAGGCAGCAGCCTTCTGTCCAGGCTTCAAAATGCTGACAGCAAGGGACTCTGCATCTGTTACCATTCTCACATTTGCGGGAACGGCTATTTCACCGCATTTGATGTTTTCACCAATACCAAGAGGACTAACATCTACAAGGCATTCATCTGGGATATCAAGCGGTTTTCCTTCGAGAACGACCTTGTCATGGTTTATGATCATGTCCCCCCCAAGATCGACTCCCTTAGCTACTCCGTTAAAGATGACCGGTACCGTGAACGACCTTTCCTTTTGAAGGTCAATTTCACAGAAGTCAACATGAATCAAGGTGTCACGAACAGGATCGGTCTGCACCTCACCGACCATCACACACTTGTCTGAAGCCCCGTCAATTTTCAATGTGACTACAGTATTCTTCCTATAGAACTCAAGGAGTTTTGCCATCAGCGACTTGGTCTCAAGCTGTAATTTCAGAGCCTCTCCACCACCACCATATACAACTGCGGGTGTAATACCCTTCAA
Encoded here:
- a CDS encoding 50S ribosomal protein L25 translates to MYQVEMSASVRNASGKGPMRQLRLKGITPAVVYGGGGEALKLQLETKSLMAKLLEFYRKNTVVTLKIDGASDKCVMVGEVQTDPVRDTLIHVDFCEIDLQKERSFTVPVIFNGVAKGVDLGGDMIINHDKVVLEGKPLDIPDECLVDVSPLGIGENIKCGEIAVPANVRMVTDAESLAVSILKPGQKAAA